The following are encoded together in the Tripterygium wilfordii isolate XIE 37 chromosome 3, ASM1340144v1, whole genome shotgun sequence genome:
- the LOC119990863 gene encoding protein transport protein yos1-like, with translation MGFWTLLEGLLLFANALAILNEDRFLARRGWTLAELPGGRRNSLKGQMIGLIHACQYMRLPLMILNIIIIVVKLFSG, from the coding sequence ATGGGTTTCTGGACTTTGCTAGAAGGGCTTCTGCTTTTTGCAAATGCACTGGCTATTCTGAATGAGGACCGATTCCTTGCTCGAAGAGGGTGGACGTTGGCTGAGCTTCCAGGAGGTAGAAGAAATTCACTCAAGGGACAGATGATTGGACTCATACATGCATGCCAATACATGAGACTCCCACTTATGATATTGAATATCATCATAATTGTTGTCAAGCTGTTCTCTGGTTAG
- the LOC119990843 gene encoding heme-binding-like protein At3g10130, chloroplastic, producing the protein MGLILGKITVETPKYDVIQSTSDYEIRKYEPSVIAEVTYDPSQFDGKKDGGFMILANYIGALGNPQNAKPEKIAMTAPVITKEYANGEKIDMTAPVVTKADENKTVTMQFVLPAKYKKAEEAPKPVDERVVIREEGERKYAVVKFGGVASDKVVEEKAEKLKRCLERDGYKVIGEFQLGRYNPPWTLPPLRTNEVMIPVE; encoded by the coding sequence ATGGGTTTGATTTTGGGGAAGATCACAGTGGAAACCCCGAAATATGATGTGATTCAATCAACATCAGACTACGAAATCCGCAAGTATGAGCCGTCTGTGATAGCTGAAGTCACATATGATCCTTCACAATTTGACGGAAAGAAAGACGGTGGCTTCATGATTTTGGCAAACTACATAGGTGCTCTTGGGAATCCTCAGAACGCCAAGCCTGAAAAGATAGCCATGACTGCGCCAGTAATAACGAAGGAGTACGCCAATGGTGAGAAAATTGACATGACAGCTCCTGTCGTGACCAAGGCAGATGAGAATAAGACGGTGACAATGCAGTTTGTGTTGCCGGCGAAGTATAAGAAGGCAGAGGAGGCGCCAAAGCCGGTGGATGAGAGGGTGGTGATAAGGGAGGAGGGGGAGAGGAAGTATGCGGTAGTGAAGTTTGGAGGAGTGGCTAGTGATAAGGTTGTGGAGGAGAAGGCGGAGAAGCTGAAAAGGTGCTTGGAGAGAGATGGGTATAAGGTAATTGGGGAGTTTCAGTTGGGTAGGTATAATCCTCCATGGACTTTGCCTCCTCTTAGGACCAATGAAGTCATGATTCCAGTCGAGTAA
- the LOC119990825 gene encoding fructokinase-like 1, chloroplastic, giving the protein MASFLVCFRSLHLNPSSATIPQAPKPLNPNRTLHYTLNPLKASINGYTDGAIESPKPARRGRKKKSTSTTTTTSAPKKETKRSRKPKPQNGTIEVELESPKTERTDDEIDIEDYDDGMDSQYDYPPLICCFGAAQKEFVPTVRVHDIQRHPDIYSSWKQSQWDPPEFVRAPGGPASNVAISHVRLGGRAAFMGKVGDDDFGKELVLTMNKEKVQTRAVMFDENVKTACSFMKVKFEDRKMRMETVKEAAEDSLISSELNLSVLKEARMFHFNSEILTSPSMQKTLFRAIEISKKFGGLIFFDLNLPLPLWRSRDETRELIKRAVNVADIIEVSRQELEFLLDEEHYERKRNYRPQYYCENFEQTKQRRDYYHYAPKEISPLWHDKLKFLFVTDGTLRIHYYTPSFDGAVVGTEDVLITPFTCDRTGSGDAIVAAIMRKLTTVPEMFEDQDILERQLRFAVSAGIIAQWTIGGVRGFPTESATQNLKEQVYVPSMW; this is encoded by the exons ATGGCCTCATTCCTTGTATGCTTCCGCTCATTGCACTTAAACCCTAGCTCTGCAACGATACCTCAAGCTCCAAAACCTCTAAATCCCAATCGAACATTACATTATACTCTAAATCCACTGAAGGCGTCCATTAATGGATATACCGATGGAGCCATTGAGTCTCCAAAACCCGCTCGCCGTGGCAGAAAGAAGAAATCCACATCAACAACGACCACCACTTCAGCCCCAAAGAAAGAAACGAAGCGCTCTAGAAAACCCAAACCGCAAAACGGCACAATTGAAGTCGAATTGGAATCGCCAAAAACAGAGCGAACTGATGATGAGATAGATATAGAGGATTACGACGACGGCATGGATTCTCAATACGATTATCCTCCTTTAATCTGCTGCTTCGGAGCAGCACAGAAGGAGTTTGTGCCCACGGTGCGGGTTCACGACATCCAGAGGCACCCAGACATTTACTCCTCTTGGAAGCAGTCGCAGTGGGACCCGCCGGAGTTCGTGCGTGCCCCCGGTGGACCGGCGTCGAATGTGGCGATATCGCACGTGCGGCTGGGCGGGAGGGCTGCATTCATGGGGAAGGTTGGGGACGATGATTTTGGAAAAGAATTGGTGCTTACGATGAACAAAGAGAAAGTGCAGACTCGGGCGGTGATGTTCGATGAGAATGTGAAAACTGCGTGTAGTTTCATGAAAGTGAAGTTCGAGGACCGGAAGATGAGGATGGAGACTGTCAAGGAGGCTGCAGAGGATTCCTTAATCAGCTCTGAATTGAATCTTTCGGTGCTCAAAGAG GCAAGAATGTTCCACTTCAACTCAGAAATACTAACATCCCCTTCAATGCAAAAGACCCTTTTTAGAGCAATTGAGATCTCTAAAAAGTTTGGTGGGCTCATATTTTTCGATTTGAATTTGCCATTACCTTTGTGGAGATCACGTGATGAGACAAGGGAATTGATCAAGAGGGCCGTGAATGTAGCAGATATAATAGAGGTATCAAGGCAAGAGCTAGAATTTCTCCTAGATGAAGAGCATTATGAGAGGAAACGAAATTACCGACCGCAATACTATTGTGAAAATTTTGAGCAAACCAAGCAGCGGCGAGATTATTATCATTACGCCCCCAAGGAAATCTCCCCATTATGGCATGATAAACTTAAATTTTTGTTCGTGACGGATGGAACACTTAGAATTCATTACTATACTCCATCATTTGATGGCGCGGTGGTTGGAACAGAAGATGTGCTCATCACCCCTTTCACTTGTGATAGGACTGGTTCGGGTGATGCTATTGTTGCTGCCATCATGAGAAAGCTTACCACTGTCCCTGAGATGTTTGAGGATCAAGATATCTTAGAGAGACAGCTTCGGTTTGCAGTTTCCGCTGGCATTATAGCTCAGTGGACAATTGGTGGAGTGAGAGGGTTTCCCACCGAAAGCGCTACACAAAATCTGAAGGAACAGGTTTATGTACCTTCAATGTGGTAA
- the LOC119990597 gene encoding mitochondrial uncoupling protein 1 isoform X1, with the protein MASHLPDMVADSKAGSDISLAGTFAASAFAACFAEICTIPLDTAKVRLQLQKKAVDGAALPKYRGMLGTVATIAREEGLSALWKGIVPGLHRQCLYGGLRIGLYEPVKTMYVGKDFVGDVPLSKKILAAFTTGAIGITIANPTDLVKVRLQAEGKLPPGVPRRYTGALNAYSTIVRQEGVGALWTGLGPNIARNGIINAAELASYDQVKQTILKIPGFTDNVVTHLFAGLGAGFFAVCVGSPVDVVKSRMMGDSAYKSTLDCFIKTLKNDGPLAFYKGFLPNFGRLGSWNVIMFLTLEQAKKFVRNMESSR; encoded by the exons ATGGCATCGCATCTTCCAG ACATGGTGGCTGATAGCAAGGCTGGTTCCGATATCTCCCTGGCTGGTACCTTCGCCGCCAGCGCTTTCGCTGCTTGTTTCGCCGAG ATTTGCACTATTCCTTTGGACACTGCAAAAGTTAGGCTTCAGCTTCAAAAGAAAGCTGTGGATGGAGCAGCATTACCGAAGTACAGGGGTATGTTGGGCACAGTTGCTACCATTGCTAGGGAAGAAGGTTTGTCAGCACTCTGGAAGGGCATTGTACCAGGATTACATCGGCAATGCCTGTATGGGGGTTTAAGAATTGGGCTGTATGAGCCT GTTAAGACCATGTATGTGGGAAAAGACTTTGTTGGAGATGTTCCTTTGTCCAAGAAGATTCTTGCTGCATTTACAACTG GTGCTATCGGAATAACAATAGCAAATCCAACTGATCTGGttaaagttagacttcaagctGAAGGAAAACTACCACCTGGTGTGCCAAGGCGCTATACTGGTGCATTAAATGCATATTCCACAATCGTGAGACAG GAAGGAGTTGGTGCTCTATGGACTGGACTCGGACCCAATATAGCAAGGAATGGCATTATAAATGCTGCTGAATTAGCTAGCTATGATCAAGTGAAGCAG ACAATCTTGAAAATTCCAGGATTCACAGATAATGTTGTCACTCATCTTTTTGCTGGTCTGGGGGCAGGCTTTTTCGCTGTCTGTGTTGGCTCACCAGTCGATGTG GTTAAGTCAAGGATGATGGGGGATTCTGCTTACAAAAGCACGCTTGATTGTTTCATAAAAACTCTGAAGAACGAT GGGCCTTTAGCTTTTTATAAGGGTTTTCTCCCAAATTTCGGAAGGCTTGGATCTTGGAACGTTATCATGTTTCTGACCTTAGAGCAG GCAAAGAAATTTGTTAGAAACATGGAGTCGTCCAGATGA
- the LOC119990609 gene encoding ataxin-3 homolog yields the protein MEGASNGGMLYHEVQESKLCAVHCVNTVLQGPFFSEFDLAALASDLDRKERQVMLEGGGAVSSAGDFNSQESHNVSLDGDFSIQVLQKALEVWDLQVIALDSPVAKPVQIDPEMENAFICYLHDHWFCIRTVDGEWYNFDSLYAAPQHLSRFYLSAYLDSLKGGGWSIFLARGNFPKEFSISSSEASNGYGQWLSPEDAERITKSSNATQASQATNLARESSNPDSMEDAEMLSEMEEEDLKAAIAASLMDSSSTMASAESNTLQNEDQAAKEDNVQSQ from the exons ATGGAAGGAGCGAGCAATGGAGGGATGTTGTACCACGAGGTACAGGAGTCGAAGCTGTGCGCGGTGCATTGCGTCAACACGGTGTTGCAGGGCCCTTTCTTCTCGGAGTTCGATTTGGCGGCGCTTGCCTCCGATCTTGATCGGAAGGAGCGCCAGGTGATGCTCGAAGGCGGAGGTGCCGTTTCCTCCGCCGGAGATTTCAACTCCCAGGAGTCCCACAATGTCTCCTTGGACGGCGATTTCAGTATACAG GTTTTACAGAAGGCTTTGGAGGTGTGGGATTTGCAGGTTATTGCTCTGGACAGTCCTGTTGCCAAGCCTGTCCAGATTGACCCTGAGATGGAAAATGCATTCATCTGTTATTTACATGACCATTGGTTTTGTATCAGGACAGTCGATGGAGAGTGGTATAATTTTGACAGTTTGTATGCTGCTCCTCAGCATCTGTCGAGGTTTTACCTCTCAGCATACCTTGATTCTTTGAAAGGTGGTGGCTGGAGCATTTTCCTGGCGAGGGGAAATTTCCCAAAAGAGTTTTCAATCTCATCTTCTGAAGCTTCTAATGGTTATGGACAGTGGCTTTCTCCTGAAGATGCGGAGAGAATTACTAAATCCTCCAACGCAACACAGGCTTCCCAAGCAACAAATCTGGCTCGAGAATCTTCCAATCCAGATTCTATGGAGGATGCAGAAATGCTTTCAGAAATGGAAGAAGAGGACTTGAAAGCAGCAATAGCTGCTAGTCTGATGGATTCTTCCTCTACAATGGCCAGTGCTGAATCTAACACACTGCAAAATGAAGATCAGGCTGCCAAAGAAGATAATGTTCAATCCCaatag
- the LOC119990574 gene encoding E3 ubiquitin-protein ligase HAKAI homolog isoform X2, whose product MIFFVTILIAIQLSPCDHAFCLDCARSDSICYLCDERVQKIQTIKMMEGIFICAAPHCLKSFLKRTEFESHIQESHADLLQPNADKEDGNESEAQSAKQQTPSESTARGPARSVISPASNSQIHDREDKARRQQPLRPLMPPKQPFPGQVQNFPSEAHFDSNRTPGFDLPVPHNPFQQSFETQESGQFSDKQQGILPETLYPGYPSMHSIQPPNFVIPLNLNPFMSSPFGVPPYPAEGSQPFYGTPYEMGHNARPDTAAERVPEPGSLLGFPPGTAGGVNFSANYPQPWTAEPAVMPFESVPGGQGMSDGFTKMSDAQGKVSFYQDDYGRNPGGLPMVPPPPLVNKPMEAMQAGNSMDPRVNYRNILNFTRV is encoded by the exons ATGATTTTTTTCGTAACCATTTTGATTGCTATCCAATTG AGCCCTTGTGACCATGCCTTCTGTCTCGATTGTGCCAGGAGCGACTCAATTTGCTATCT ATGTGATGAACGTGTTCAAAAGATCCAGACGATAAAAATGATGGAGGGAATTTTCATCTGTGCTGCCCCTCACTGTCTGAAGTCATTTTTAAAGAGGACTGAATTTGAATCTCATATTCAGGAGAGCCATGCTGACCTTCTACAGCCCAATGCAGATAAAGAAGATGGTAATGAATCAGAGGCTCAGAGTGCAAAACAACAAACACCTTCTGAATCCACTGCTCGAGGTCCTGCAAGGTCAGTTATCTCTCCTGCTTCAAATTCTCAGATCCATGATCGTGAAGACAAAGCTCGTCGGCAGCAGCCTCTAAGGCCACTCATGCCACCAAAGCAACCTTTTCCTGGccaagttcaaaattttccatCAGAGGCCCATTTTGATAGTAACCGGACCCCTGGCTTCGACCTCCCTGTCCCCCACAACCCCTTTCAACAAAGCTTTGAGACACAAGAATCTGGGCAGTTTTCAGATAAGCAGCAAGGGATTTTACCTGAGACCCTCTACCCAGGATACCCATCAATGCATTCAATTCAGCCACCAAATTTTGTTATCCCATTGAATTTAAATCCATTTATGAGTTCCCCATTTGGTGTTCCTCCTTATCCAGCTGAGGGAAGTCAGCCATTCTATGGTACTCCCTACGAGATGGGACATAATGCTAGGCCAGATACAGCAGCTGAAAGAGTCCCTGAACCAGGTTCTTTACTGGGGTTCCCACCAGGCACAGCAGGGGGTGTGAATTTTTCAGCAAATTACCCTCAACCCTGGACTGCTGAACCAGCTGTCATGCCTTTTGAATCTGTACCGGGAGGTCAAGGAATGTCTGATGGTTTTACAAAAATGTCAGACGCCCAGGGAAAAGTTTCATTTTATCAAGATGACTATGGACGGAATCCAGGAGGATTACCCATGGTTCCTCCCCCACCTCTGGTCAACAAACCGATGGAAGCTATGCAAGCTGGTAATTCCATGGATCCCAGAGTAAATTACAGAAACATTTTAAACTTTACTAGAGTCTAA
- the LOC119990574 gene encoding E3 ubiquitin-protein ligase HAKAI homolog isoform X1, producing the protein MWGMLQIRLNRALSSDSGGGLKPLPVDTVTVACPDHLVIADLPVAKGIGAATSASVVKTLGRRSRRQLGERVHFCVRCDFPIAVYGRLSPCDHAFCLDCARSDSICYLCDERVQKIQTIKMMEGIFICAAPHCLKSFLKRTEFESHIQESHADLLQPNADKEDGNESEAQSAKQQTPSESTARGPARSVISPASNSQIHDREDKARRQQPLRPLMPPKQPFPGQVQNFPSEAHFDSNRTPGFDLPVPHNPFQQSFETQESGQFSDKQQGILPETLYPGYPSMHSIQPPNFVIPLNLNPFMSSPFGVPPYPAEGSQPFYGTPYEMGHNARPDTAAERVPEPGSLLGFPPGTAGGVNFSANYPQPWTAEPAVMPFESVPGGQGMSDGFTKMSDAQGKVSFYQDDYGRNPGGLPMVPPPPLVNKPMEAMQAGNSMDPRVNYRNILNFTRV; encoded by the exons ATGTGGGGGATGCTTCAGATTCGACTAAATAGAGCACTGTCCTCGGACAGTGGTGGAGGGTTGAAGCCCTTGCCTGTGGATACGGTGACAGTTGCGTGCCCGGATCACCTGGTTATTGCTGACCTTCCAGTGGCGAAAGGCATTGGTGCTGCAACTTCTGCTTCTGTTGTCAAGACTCTGGGTCGCAGGTCCCGCCGCCAACTCGGCGAACGTGTCCACTTCTGTGTCCGATGTGATTTCCCTATTGCTGTTTATGGGCGCCTG AGCCCTTGTGACCATGCCTTCTGTCTCGATTGTGCCAGGAGCGACTCAATTTGCTATCT ATGTGATGAACGTGTTCAAAAGATCCAGACGATAAAAATGATGGAGGGAATTTTCATCTGTGCTGCCCCTCACTGTCTGAAGTCATTTTTAAAGAGGACTGAATTTGAATCTCATATTCAGGAGAGCCATGCTGACCTTCTACAGCCCAATGCAGATAAAGAAGATGGTAATGAATCAGAGGCTCAGAGTGCAAAACAACAAACACCTTCTGAATCCACTGCTCGAGGTCCTGCAAGGTCAGTTATCTCTCCTGCTTCAAATTCTCAGATCCATGATCGTGAAGACAAAGCTCGTCGGCAGCAGCCTCTAAGGCCACTCATGCCACCAAAGCAACCTTTTCCTGGccaagttcaaaattttccatCAGAGGCCCATTTTGATAGTAACCGGACCCCTGGCTTCGACCTCCCTGTCCCCCACAACCCCTTTCAACAAAGCTTTGAGACACAAGAATCTGGGCAGTTTTCAGATAAGCAGCAAGGGATTTTACCTGAGACCCTCTACCCAGGATACCCATCAATGCATTCAATTCAGCCACCAAATTTTGTTATCCCATTGAATTTAAATCCATTTATGAGTTCCCCATTTGGTGTTCCTCCTTATCCAGCTGAGGGAAGTCAGCCATTCTATGGTACTCCCTACGAGATGGGACATAATGCTAGGCCAGATACAGCAGCTGAAAGAGTCCCTGAACCAGGTTCTTTACTGGGGTTCCCACCAGGCACAGCAGGGGGTGTGAATTTTTCAGCAAATTACCCTCAACCCTGGACTGCTGAACCAGCTGTCATGCCTTTTGAATCTGTACCGGGAGGTCAAGGAATGTCTGATGGTTTTACAAAAATGTCAGACGCCCAGGGAAAAGTTTCATTTTATCAAGATGACTATGGACGGAATCCAGGAGGATTACCCATGGTTCCTCCCCCACCTCTGGTCAACAAACCGATGGAAGCTATGCAAGCTGGTAATTCCATGGATCCCAGAGTAAATTACAGAAACATTTTAAACTTTACTAGAGTCTAA
- the LOC119990852 gene encoding 60S ribosomal protein L35a-1-like — protein MVKGRQGERVRLYVRGTVLGYKRSKSNQYPNTSLIQIEGVNTKEEVAWYCGKRMAYIYKANVKKNGTHYRCIWGKVSRPHGNSGVVRAKFKSNLPPKSMGSRVRVFMYPSNI, from the exons ATGGTGAAGGGTCGTCAAGGAGAGCGCGTGAG ATTGTATGTTCGAGGAACCGTACTTGGTTACAAAAG GTCAAAGTCGAACCAGTACCCAAACACGTCGCTGATACAGATCGAGGGCGTGAACACCAAGGAGGAGGTTGCGTGGTACTGTGGGAAGCGCATGGCCTACATATACAAGGCCAATGTGAAGAAGAATGGCACCCATTATCGCTGTATTTGGGGCAAAGTATCTAGACCTCACGGTAACAGTGGCGTCGTTCGTGCTAAGTTCAAGTCTAATCTTCCACCCAAATCCATG GGatctagggttagggttttcatGTATCCGAGCAACATATGA
- the LOC119990597 gene encoding mitochondrial uncoupling protein 1 isoform X2, whose translation MVADSKAGSDISLAGTFAASAFAACFAEICTIPLDTAKVRLQLQKKAVDGAALPKYRGMLGTVATIAREEGLSALWKGIVPGLHRQCLYGGLRIGLYEPVKTMYVGKDFVGDVPLSKKILAAFTTGAIGITIANPTDLVKVRLQAEGKLPPGVPRRYTGALNAYSTIVRQEGVGALWTGLGPNIARNGIINAAELASYDQVKQTILKIPGFTDNVVTHLFAGLGAGFFAVCVGSPVDVVKSRMMGDSAYKSTLDCFIKTLKNDGPLAFYKGFLPNFGRLGSWNVIMFLTLEQAKKFVRNMESSR comes from the exons ATGGTGGCTGATAGCAAGGCTGGTTCCGATATCTCCCTGGCTGGTACCTTCGCCGCCAGCGCTTTCGCTGCTTGTTTCGCCGAG ATTTGCACTATTCCTTTGGACACTGCAAAAGTTAGGCTTCAGCTTCAAAAGAAAGCTGTGGATGGAGCAGCATTACCGAAGTACAGGGGTATGTTGGGCACAGTTGCTACCATTGCTAGGGAAGAAGGTTTGTCAGCACTCTGGAAGGGCATTGTACCAGGATTACATCGGCAATGCCTGTATGGGGGTTTAAGAATTGGGCTGTATGAGCCT GTTAAGACCATGTATGTGGGAAAAGACTTTGTTGGAGATGTTCCTTTGTCCAAGAAGATTCTTGCTGCATTTACAACTG GTGCTATCGGAATAACAATAGCAAATCCAACTGATCTGGttaaagttagacttcaagctGAAGGAAAACTACCACCTGGTGTGCCAAGGCGCTATACTGGTGCATTAAATGCATATTCCACAATCGTGAGACAG GAAGGAGTTGGTGCTCTATGGACTGGACTCGGACCCAATATAGCAAGGAATGGCATTATAAATGCTGCTGAATTAGCTAGCTATGATCAAGTGAAGCAG ACAATCTTGAAAATTCCAGGATTCACAGATAATGTTGTCACTCATCTTTTTGCTGGTCTGGGGGCAGGCTTTTTCGCTGTCTGTGTTGGCTCACCAGTCGATGTG GTTAAGTCAAGGATGATGGGGGATTCTGCTTACAAAAGCACGCTTGATTGTTTCATAAAAACTCTGAAGAACGAT GGGCCTTTAGCTTTTTATAAGGGTTTTCTCCCAAATTTCGGAAGGCTTGGATCTTGGAACGTTATCATGTTTCTGACCTTAGAGCAG GCAAAGAAATTTGTTAGAAACATGGAGTCGTCCAGATGA